One Oncorhynchus clarkii lewisi isolate Uvic-CL-2024 chromosome 28, UVic_Ocla_1.0, whole genome shotgun sequence genomic region harbors:
- the LOC139386650 gene encoding glutamate decarboxylase 1-like isoform X3 — protein sequence MDYLQLPGGQVLAESKHHRSSSDINPPHTASDNTCSITKDFSCIYSKDLLPALSGEDTTKSFFQELVNILLSYVCKSFRRSSKVLDFHHPHQLREGLEGFSLELPDQPENLEQLLVDCRDTLKYGVKTGHPRFFNQLSSGLDVIGLAGEWLTSTANTNMFTYEVSPVFILMEEILLKKMQEIVGWSEEEGDGVFCPGGTMSNLYSVLLARYHFFPEVKTKGMTALPRLILFTSAHSHYSVKKSAAVLGIGSENVVVVKCNDRGKMIPAELESSILTAKDQGCVPFYVNATAGTTVYGAFDPLNAIADICESHGLWLHVDAAWGGGLLMSNLHRVKLQGIERAWSVTWNPHKMMGAPLQCSAILVKKRGLLKDCNQMCAEYLFQTDKHYDTSYDTGDKTIQCGRHVDVFKLWLMWKAKGSEGFESQVNKCLENAEHLFDKLKQRPDFELVFKSKPEHSNVCFWYIPPSLRNMSPGPERNRRLHGVAPKIKAKMMEQGMAMIGYQPLGDKVNFFRCVFSNPATQTEDVDYLLEEIASLGHDICIRTETDL from the exons ATGGATTACTTGCAGCTACCAG GTGGGCAGGTTTTGGCAGAGAGTAAACATCACAGAAGCTCCTCTGACATCAACCCTCCACATACAGCAAGTGATAACACCTGCAGCATAACCAAGGACTTCAGTTGCATCTACagcaaag ATCTACTCCCTGCTCTCAGTGGTGAGGACACAACCAAAAGTTTCTTCCAAGAGCTGGTGAACATTCTCCTCAGCTATGTCTGCAAGTCGTTCAGACGGAGCTCCAAAGTCCTGGACTTCCACCACCCTCACCAACTCAGAGAGGGCCTGGAGGGCTTCAGTCTGGAGCTCCCAGACCAGCCCGAGAACCTGGAACAACTCCTGGTCGACTGCAGGGACACCTTGAAGTATGGAGTCAAAACAG GTCACCCACGCTTCTTCAATCAGCTGTCATCAGGTCTGGATGTCATCGGTTTGGCCGGGGAATGGCTGACATCTACTGCCAACACAAACAT GTTTACATATGAAGTGTCCCCAGTGTTCATTCTGATGGAGGAGATTCTACTGAAGAAGATGCAGGAGATTGTGGGTTGGtcagaggaagagggggatggtGTTTTCTGTCCAG GTGGGACCATGTCCAATCTGTACAGTGTACTACTGGCCAGATACCACTTCTTCCCTGAAGTGAAGACCAAAGGGATGACTGCTCTGCCCAGGCTAATCCTCTTCACATCAGCACAT AGTCATTATTCAGTCAAGAAATCTGCAGCAGTCCTTGGGATAGGAAGTGAAAATGTTGTGGTGGTGAAATGTAATGaccg GGGGAAAATGATCCCTGCAGAATTGGAGTCAAGTATCCTTACTGCCAAAGATCAG ggtTGTGTCCCATTCTACGTCAATGCCACAGCAGGCACCACTGTGTACGGAGCCTTTGATCCTCTCAATGCCATCGCAGACATCTGTGAGAGCCATGGACTCTGGCTGCATGTTGAT GCAGCCTGGGGCGGAGGACTGTTGATGTCCAACCTGCACCGTGTGAAACTACAAGGGATTGAACG AGCCTGGTCTGTGACTTGGAACCCTCATAAAATGATGGGTGCTCCGCTGCAATGCTCAGCCATACTTGTGAAGAAAAGG GGCCTCTTGAAAGACTGCAATCAGATGTGTGCTGAATACCTTTTCCAAACTGACAAGCATTACGACACCTCTTATGACACCGGAGACAAGACCATTCAGTGTGGCAGGCATGTTGATGTCTTCAAGCTCTGGCTCATGTGGAAGGCCAAG GGTTCAGAAGGCTTCGAATCACAGGTCAATAAATGTTTGgaaaatgctgagcacttgtttgacAAACTCAAACAAAGACCAGACTTTGAACTGGTCTTCAAAAGCAAA CCTGAACACAGCAACGTCTGCTTCTGGTACATCCCACCAAGTCTGAGGAACATGTCCCCAGGTCCTGAGAGGAACAGGAGACTCCATGGG GTGGCACCAAAGATCAAAGCCAAGATGATGGAGCAGGGGATGGCCATGATTGGCTATCAGCCGCTCGGAGACAAAGTGAACTTCTTCCGATGTGTCTTCTCCAacccagccacacagacagaggaTGTGGACTACCTCTTGGAGGAGATCGCTTCTCTTGGTCATGACATCTGCATCAGGACTGAAACCGATTTATGA
- the LOC139386650 gene encoding glutamate decarboxylase 1-like isoform X2 encodes MDYLQLPESIIEHAKPGGQVLAESKHHRSSSDINPPHTASDNTCSITKDFSCIYSKDLLPALSGEDTTKSFFQELVNILLSYVCKSFRRSSKVLDFHHPHQLREGLEGFSLELPDQPENLEQLLVDCRDTLKYGVKTGHPRFFNQLSSGLDVIGLAGEWLTSTANTNMFTYEVSPVFILMEEILLKKMQEIVGWSEEEGDGVFCPGGTMSNLYSVLLARYHFFPEVKTKGMTALPRLILFTSAHSHYSVKKSAAVLGIGSENVVVVKCNDRGKMIPAELESSILTAKDQGCVPFYVNATAGTTVYGAFDPLNAIADICESHGLWLHVDAAWGGGLLMSNLHRVKLQGIERAWSVTWNPHKMMGAPLQCSAILVKKRGLLKDCNQMCAEYLFQTDKHYDTSYDTGDKTIQCGRHVDVFKLWLMWKAKGSEGFESQVNKCLENAEHLFDKLKQRPDFELVFKSKPEHSNVCFWYIPPSLRNMSPGPERNRRLHGVAPKIKAKMMEQGMAMIGYQPLGDKVNFFRCVFSNPATQTEDVDYLLEEIASLGHDICIRTETDL; translated from the exons AAAGCATAATTGAACATGCTAAACCAGGTGGGCAGGTTTTGGCAGAGAGTAAACATCACAGAAGCTCCTCTGACATCAACCCTCCACATACAGCAAGTGATAACACCTGCAGCATAACCAAGGACTTCAGTTGCATCTACagcaaag ATCTACTCCCTGCTCTCAGTGGTGAGGACACAACCAAAAGTTTCTTCCAAGAGCTGGTGAACATTCTCCTCAGCTATGTCTGCAAGTCGTTCAGACGGAGCTCCAAAGTCCTGGACTTCCACCACCCTCACCAACTCAGAGAGGGCCTGGAGGGCTTCAGTCTGGAGCTCCCAGACCAGCCCGAGAACCTGGAACAACTCCTGGTCGACTGCAGGGACACCTTGAAGTATGGAGTCAAAACAG GTCACCCACGCTTCTTCAATCAGCTGTCATCAGGTCTGGATGTCATCGGTTTGGCCGGGGAATGGCTGACATCTACTGCCAACACAAACAT GTTTACATATGAAGTGTCCCCAGTGTTCATTCTGATGGAGGAGATTCTACTGAAGAAGATGCAGGAGATTGTGGGTTGGtcagaggaagagggggatggtGTTTTCTGTCCAG GTGGGACCATGTCCAATCTGTACAGTGTACTACTGGCCAGATACCACTTCTTCCCTGAAGTGAAGACCAAAGGGATGACTGCTCTGCCCAGGCTAATCCTCTTCACATCAGCACAT AGTCATTATTCAGTCAAGAAATCTGCAGCAGTCCTTGGGATAGGAAGTGAAAATGTTGTGGTGGTGAAATGTAATGaccg GGGGAAAATGATCCCTGCAGAATTGGAGTCAAGTATCCTTACTGCCAAAGATCAG ggtTGTGTCCCATTCTACGTCAATGCCACAGCAGGCACCACTGTGTACGGAGCCTTTGATCCTCTCAATGCCATCGCAGACATCTGTGAGAGCCATGGACTCTGGCTGCATGTTGAT GCAGCCTGGGGCGGAGGACTGTTGATGTCCAACCTGCACCGTGTGAAACTACAAGGGATTGAACG AGCCTGGTCTGTGACTTGGAACCCTCATAAAATGATGGGTGCTCCGCTGCAATGCTCAGCCATACTTGTGAAGAAAAGG GGCCTCTTGAAAGACTGCAATCAGATGTGTGCTGAATACCTTTTCCAAACTGACAAGCATTACGACACCTCTTATGACACCGGAGACAAGACCATTCAGTGTGGCAGGCATGTTGATGTCTTCAAGCTCTGGCTCATGTGGAAGGCCAAG GGTTCAGAAGGCTTCGAATCACAGGTCAATAAATGTTTGgaaaatgctgagcacttgtttgacAAACTCAAACAAAGACCAGACTTTGAACTGGTCTTCAAAAGCAAA CCTGAACACAGCAACGTCTGCTTCTGGTACATCCCACCAAGTCTGAGGAACATGTCCCCAGGTCCTGAGAGGAACAGGAGACTCCATGGG GTGGCACCAAAGATCAAAGCCAAGATGATGGAGCAGGGGATGGCCATGATTGGCTATCAGCCGCTCGGAGACAAAGTGAACTTCTTCCGATGTGTCTTCTCCAacccagccacacagacagaggaTGTGGACTACCTCTTGGAGGAGATCGCTTCTCTTGGTCATGACATCTGCATCAGGACTGAAACCGATTTATGA
- the LOC139386651 gene encoding E3 ubiquitin-protein ligase RNF152-like, whose protein sequence is MCNGSLICILILREQDYLSFDILCLSLTQQTKLMIMEPVSQQNLMLECQICLNCYNLWHRPKLLDCQHTCCSVCLTQMKMSLSELRCPWCRSVTTLPPGVSVSQLPDDPDIMAVISVPSPPEYTPVFFKQLLSNTCYLSIDHQERATVPGEHSGRHLQAGQTKEMSPVPVSDEGSPGLGEEHGEREKGCCKSSFTTRAGLVVLLGCVLLLLVYIVLYNMKCIYKRFTMISCA, encoded by the coding sequence ATGTGCAATGGTTCCCTAATCTGCATACTCATACTGAGGGAACAAGACTATTTGTCGTTTGACATCTTGTGCCTGTCATTGACACAACAGACCAAACTCATGATTATGGAACCCGTCTCACAACAAAACCTCATGTTAGAATGTCAGATCTGTCTGAACTGCTACAATTTGTGGCACAGGCCCAAGCTCTTGGACTGCCAACACACCTGCTGCTCTGTGTGCTTGACCCAGATGAAGATGAGCCTGAGTGAGCTGCGCTGCCCCTGGTGTCGCTCTGTCACCACCCTGCCACCTGGGGTCTCCGTCTCCCAGCTCCCAGATGACCCGGACATTATGGCCGTCATCTCTGTCCCATCCCCCCCAGAATACACACCTGTCTTCTTCAAACAGCTGCTTAGTAACACCTGCTACCTGTCTATAGACCACCAAGAGAGGGCCACAGTGCCTGGTGAACATTCAGGTAGGCACCTGCAGGCTGGGCAGACAAAGGAGATGTCTCCAGTGCCTGTGTCTGACGAGGGAAGCCCAGGGTTGGGGGAGGaacatggggagagggagaaaggttgTTGTAAGAGCTCGTTCACGACCAGGGCAGGCTTAGTGGTTCTTCTGGGTTGTGTCCTACTCTTACTTGTGTACATTGTACTGTACAACATGAAATGCATTTACAAACGGTTCACCATGATATCCTGTGCCTAA
- the LOC139386650 gene encoding glutamate decarboxylase 1-like isoform X1 — protein MEGQQWNSEILDKLHSQNSIICGHIMDYLQLPESIIEHAKPGGQVLAESKHHRSSSDINPPHTASDNTCSITKDFSCIYSKDLLPALSGEDTTKSFFQELVNILLSYVCKSFRRSSKVLDFHHPHQLREGLEGFSLELPDQPENLEQLLVDCRDTLKYGVKTGHPRFFNQLSSGLDVIGLAGEWLTSTANTNMFTYEVSPVFILMEEILLKKMQEIVGWSEEEGDGVFCPGGTMSNLYSVLLARYHFFPEVKTKGMTALPRLILFTSAHSHYSVKKSAAVLGIGSENVVVVKCNDRGKMIPAELESSILTAKDQGCVPFYVNATAGTTVYGAFDPLNAIADICESHGLWLHVDAAWGGGLLMSNLHRVKLQGIERAWSVTWNPHKMMGAPLQCSAILVKKRGLLKDCNQMCAEYLFQTDKHYDTSYDTGDKTIQCGRHVDVFKLWLMWKAKGSEGFESQVNKCLENAEHLFDKLKQRPDFELVFKSKPEHSNVCFWYIPPSLRNMSPGPERNRRLHGVAPKIKAKMMEQGMAMIGYQPLGDKVNFFRCVFSNPATQTEDVDYLLEEIASLGHDICIRTETDL, from the exons ATGGAGGGGCAGCAGTGGAACAGTGAGATACTGGACAAACTTCACTCCCAGAACTCAATCATATGTGGACACATTATGGATTACTTGCAGCTACCAG AAAGCATAATTGAACATGCTAAACCAGGTGGGCAGGTTTTGGCAGAGAGTAAACATCACAGAAGCTCCTCTGACATCAACCCTCCACATACAGCAAGTGATAACACCTGCAGCATAACCAAGGACTTCAGTTGCATCTACagcaaag ATCTACTCCCTGCTCTCAGTGGTGAGGACACAACCAAAAGTTTCTTCCAAGAGCTGGTGAACATTCTCCTCAGCTATGTCTGCAAGTCGTTCAGACGGAGCTCCAAAGTCCTGGACTTCCACCACCCTCACCAACTCAGAGAGGGCCTGGAGGGCTTCAGTCTGGAGCTCCCAGACCAGCCCGAGAACCTGGAACAACTCCTGGTCGACTGCAGGGACACCTTGAAGTATGGAGTCAAAACAG GTCACCCACGCTTCTTCAATCAGCTGTCATCAGGTCTGGATGTCATCGGTTTGGCCGGGGAATGGCTGACATCTACTGCCAACACAAACAT GTTTACATATGAAGTGTCCCCAGTGTTCATTCTGATGGAGGAGATTCTACTGAAGAAGATGCAGGAGATTGTGGGTTGGtcagaggaagagggggatggtGTTTTCTGTCCAG GTGGGACCATGTCCAATCTGTACAGTGTACTACTGGCCAGATACCACTTCTTCCCTGAAGTGAAGACCAAAGGGATGACTGCTCTGCCCAGGCTAATCCTCTTCACATCAGCACAT AGTCATTATTCAGTCAAGAAATCTGCAGCAGTCCTTGGGATAGGAAGTGAAAATGTTGTGGTGGTGAAATGTAATGaccg GGGGAAAATGATCCCTGCAGAATTGGAGTCAAGTATCCTTACTGCCAAAGATCAG ggtTGTGTCCCATTCTACGTCAATGCCACAGCAGGCACCACTGTGTACGGAGCCTTTGATCCTCTCAATGCCATCGCAGACATCTGTGAGAGCCATGGACTCTGGCTGCATGTTGAT GCAGCCTGGGGCGGAGGACTGTTGATGTCCAACCTGCACCGTGTGAAACTACAAGGGATTGAACG AGCCTGGTCTGTGACTTGGAACCCTCATAAAATGATGGGTGCTCCGCTGCAATGCTCAGCCATACTTGTGAAGAAAAGG GGCCTCTTGAAAGACTGCAATCAGATGTGTGCTGAATACCTTTTCCAAACTGACAAGCATTACGACACCTCTTATGACACCGGAGACAAGACCATTCAGTGTGGCAGGCATGTTGATGTCTTCAAGCTCTGGCTCATGTGGAAGGCCAAG GGTTCAGAAGGCTTCGAATCACAGGTCAATAAATGTTTGgaaaatgctgagcacttgtttgacAAACTCAAACAAAGACCAGACTTTGAACTGGTCTTCAAAAGCAAA CCTGAACACAGCAACGTCTGCTTCTGGTACATCCCACCAAGTCTGAGGAACATGTCCCCAGGTCCTGAGAGGAACAGGAGACTCCATGGG GTGGCACCAAAGATCAAAGCCAAGATGATGGAGCAGGGGATGGCCATGATTGGCTATCAGCCGCTCGGAGACAAAGTGAACTTCTTCCGATGTGTCTTCTCCAacccagccacacagacagaggaTGTGGACTACCTCTTGGAGGAGATCGCTTCTCTTGGTCATGACATCTGCATCAGGACTGAAACCGATTTATGA